A window of Acropora muricata isolate sample 2 chromosome 3, ASM3666990v1, whole genome shotgun sequence contains these coding sequences:
- the LOC136911773 gene encoding F-box only protein 22-like, with protein MASRLDGESSVASVASIAELVELILSFLPAKALFSCRQVCRLWRDTAARIMRARQKLGWLSFVTFHEPQRTPCASKLSMDILGRRVMQFLQELPLVPAACILFVSRRPQYFEGRRDEVKSLLTLVKESLPRSCVLIGCVGAGIIGTGDNGVSEEVETAEGIALMLMPQTESVSAHIINLGQTEVKTNRAFKSRWEKSLKIPLDGSMKCVFLLAKDDDVIGKVASGIWSACNRDESKSDVVILGGLSESFLMVNNEVKNSGVVGLSISGNVEALSMVHHGDTSESLQQTLKEMKQSGIPCDKNAKTACFMVSCIGRGEKIYGAKNVETGIFRKEFPDIPVLGFFGNGELGLDLHSCKGRPEKDGHFLHSFSSVFCLCSLSPQCKKSLTDEDAAEALLEMSESIRRKSTSSKST; from the exons ATGGCGTCCAGACTGGATGGAGAGTCATCGGTAGCAAGTGTTGCCTCTATTGCAGAACTCGTGGAgttaattttgtcttttctaCCAGCGAAAGCGTTGTTTTCCTGCAGGCAGGTCTGTCGTCTATGGAGAGACACTGCAGCAAGGATTATGCGCGCTAGACAAAAGTTGGGATGGTTAAGTTTTGTGACCTTTCACGAACCGCAACGCACCCCTTGTGCATCCAAG CTTTCTATGGATATCCTTGGTCGTAGGGTCATGCAGTTTTTACAGGAGCTACCTTTGGTTCCAGCTGCTTGCATTCTGTTTGTGAGTCGAAGACCCCAATATTTTGAGGGAAGACGGGATGAAGTAAAAAGTCTGTTAACTTTGGTAAAGGAGAGTTTACCTAGGTCCTGTGTTTTAATTGGGTGTGTTGGAGCAGGAATCATTGGAACAGGTGACAATGGAGTATCGGAAGAAGTGGAAACAGCAGAGGGTATTGCCCTGATGCTAATGCCACAAACAGAATCTGTATCAGCCCATATAATTAACTTGGGACAAACAGAGGTTAAAACTAACAGAGCTTTCAAGAGTCGCTGggaaaaatcattaaaaattcCTTTGGATGGAAGCATGAAGtgtgtttttcttttagctAAAGATGATGATGTCATTGGTAAAGTAGCATCAGGAATTTGGAGT GCTTGCAATAGAGATGAAAGTAAATCAGATGTGGTTATACTTGGTGGACTTTCAGAATCATTTTTGATGGTGAATAATGAAGTGAAGAATTCTGGAGTTGTAGGACTTTCAATTTCGGGAAATGTGGAAGCTTTATCAATGGTTCACCATGGTGACACTTCAGAGAGCTTGCAACAAACTTTAAAGGAGATGAAGCAGTCTGGTATCCCTTGTGATAAGAATGCAAAAACAGCTTGTTTCATGGTCTCATGCATTGGTCGTGGAGAGAAGATTTATGGTGCAAAGAATGTGGAGACTGGAATTTTTCGAAAGGAATTTCCTGACATTCCTGTGCTTGGATTTTTTGGCAATGGAGAACTGGGTTTGGATTTGCATTCATGCAAGGGTAGACCTGAAAAAGATGGCCACTTTTTACACTCTTTTTCTTCAGTGTTTTGTTTGTGCTCTTTATCTCCGCAATGTAAGAAAAGTTTAACAGATGAAGATGCTGCAGAGGCTCTTCTTGAAATGTCTGAAAGCATCAGGAGAAAGTCTACTTCAAGCAAATCCACataa